CGCGGCGGGTACGGCCGATGCACTCGTGCCGCCGCAGGTGCTGGCCGCCTGCGTGCGCGTGCTCGCCGGGTGGGGCTGGGCGCAGCGACCGGTGGCGGTCATCGGCATGCCGTCGCGGTCACACCCGCAGCTGGTGGACTCCCTGGCGCGCGGCATCGCCGAGGTCGGCAGGCTGCCGTATCTGGGCTCGCTGTCGTTCGCCGGCGGTGGTCCGACCGGCCAGCCCGGCGGGAACAGTGTCTTCCGTCTGGCCGGTCTCTGGGATCGGTTCACCGCCGAAGGGCTGGTTGTGCCGGCAGGGCCCGTGCTGCTCGTCGACGACCAGGCCGACAGCCGCTGGACCCTCACGGTCGCCGCTCGCGAACTGCGGCGGGCTGGGGCGAGTGAGGTTCTGCCTTTCGTGCTCGCGCTGCGGGGGTGACGCATCGTTGATGCGATGCATTGTGCAATGCTGTCGTACATGTGTACACAACTGCGCTAAATGCTACTATTGCCACATGGGATCGATGGAACGTGAGGTCACGACTCGCGAGTTGCGCAGTCAGCTCTCTGACGTACTCGGCCGCACGATGTATGCCGGAGAGCGCATCGGCGTGACCCGAAACGGAAAGCTCGCCGCAGTGATCGTCAGTGTGGCTGATCTCGAAACGTTGGAAGAGTTCGAGATGGCACAGGACGTGGCGGCATATCGTGAGGCCAAGCGGTCTGATGACGGCGCCCGTGTCTCGCTTGATGAGTTGCGGGCCGAACTGGCCTCATGAGCTACCGCGTCGAGTTCACTGCAGCTGCGGCTCGGCAGGTCAAGAAGCTCCCGCGACCGGCCCGCGATCGCGTACTCGAAATGGTCGCGGTGCTGGCGGAAGACCCCAGACCCCATGGGGCCAAGAAGCTTGTGGGTGAGCAGACCGCGTGGCGCATCCGCATCGGCGAATACCGAGTGATCTATGACGTGTTCGACGCCGAGCTGACCGTCACCGTCGTTCGAGCTGCACACCGCAGGGAAGCGTACGACCGCTGAGGCGAACACCTGGCACTCGTTCAACGAGCGGCCTGCCGACGAGAGTGACCATCGGAGTCCACCGCAAACGATCAGAGGTCGAGAACACCTGGATCGAGCGCGGCTGACGTCGCGTCGTCGTGGCTTGCTCGAAAGCGGTGACGGGATCGAGGTTGGCTGTCAGCCCATCCCGCGGTTGGTGATCATCGACCTTCCCCGGAACTCGGCGACGACGGCACCGGTCTCGTCGATGATCGTCACGTCGTACAGGCCGGTGCGGCCGCTGACCACCCGCCGGACGGCCGTCGCGGTCAGGGTCTGGCCGGCGGTCGTCGACTTCAGGAAGGTGATGTCGGCGCCGGCGGCCACGGTGACCCGCTCGTCCTCGTTGCACGCGATCGCGAATGCGGTGTCGGCGAGGGCGAACACCAGGCCGCCGTGCGTGATGCGGAAGCCGTTGAGCATGTCCTCGCGCACGGGCATCGACACCACGGCGCGGCCGGGCTCGTCCACCTCGACGACCATGCCGAGCATCGCCGAGGCTGCGTCGCGCCGCATCATCTCCCTCATGCCGATCCTCTCGCTCATACGGGCACCGTTGCGCCGGACTGATATGCGCCGGCCTGAGTTGCGCCGGACTGAGCCGCACCGGCGCCCGGCTCCTCGCCGGTCGGCTCCTTGCTCACCAGCGTCAGCACGTCGTACGTCGCGACGGTCTCGTCGTCCTGGTTGCGGATGACGGCGTCCCAGCGCACCTCGCCGTACTCATCGGTCTCGCGGGGCGTGATCTGCTTGGCGGTCAGCTCGACCCGGATGCTGTCGCCCGGCGACACCGGCGTGATGAACCGCAGGTTCTCCAGCCCGTAGTTGGCCAGCACAGGCCCGGGCTCGGGGTCGACGAACAGGCCGGCCGCCCACGACACGAGCAGGTAGCCGTGCGCCACCCGGCCGGGGAAGAACGGGTTCGCGGCCGCGGACTCCTCGTCCATGTGCGCATAGAACGTGTCGCCGGTGAAGTGCGCGAACGTCTCGATGTCATCCAGGGTCACCTCGCGCGAGGCCGAGACGACCTGGTCGCCCAGGCGCAGCTCGGCGAGCGACTTGCGGAACGGATGCCGTCCGTCGCTGTTCGTCGCCGCACCCGCATGCCACACTCCAGTCAGCGCCGTCAGCATCTCGGGCGAGCCCTGCACCGCCGTGCGCTGCATGTGGTGCAGCACGGCGCGGATGCCGCCCAGCTCCTCGCCACCGCCCGCGCGCCCGGGG
This is a stretch of genomic DNA from Microbacterium sp. YJN-G. It encodes these proteins:
- a CDS encoding type II toxin-antitoxin system Phd/YefM family antitoxin encodes the protein MGSMEREVTTRELRSQLSDVLGRTMYAGERIGVTRNGKLAAVIVSVADLETLEEFEMAQDVAAYREAKRSDDGARVSLDELRAELAS
- a CDS encoding type II toxin-antitoxin system RelE family toxin; translated protein: MSYRVEFTAAAARQVKKLPRPARDRVLEMVAVLAEDPRPHGAKKLVGEQTAWRIRIGEYRVIYDVFDAELTVTVVRAAHRREAYDR
- the paaI gene encoding hydroxyphenylacetyl-CoA thioesterase PaaI, encoding MSERIGMREMMRRDAASAMLGMVVEVDEPGRAVVSMPVREDMLNGFRITHGGLVFALADTAFAIACNEDERVTVAAGADITFLKSTTAGQTLTATAVRRVVSGRTGLYDVTIIDETGAVVAEFRGRSMITNRGMG